The Haliotis asinina isolate JCU_RB_2024 chromosome 2, JCU_Hal_asi_v2, whole genome shotgun sequence genomic interval TGGCAACGTAATGCTTCAGCCGGAAATGAAATGAACTTTCAAGTAGGTGATCGTTAACTTGCTATCGTGTCACTGTGTAATTCCTTCAGAGTCATGTGAAGATATGCATGCCATACAAATTCATATTTAGGAATGTAACCTGCACTGTGGGATGGCTTTATATGCAAACCACGGAAGCTTGTAAGTGTAAGTCTGGAAACATTGTTGGAATTGCTAAATTGACTACACTTGACTGCATTCGTTGTTGGATTATCAACTTTGTATGTACTACACTAGTGTACATTGTCATTACTCCGACTGACAGGTGCTCGGTTCATATCCTCCACCTCATCGCTACTATGTTGTAAAGTTATAACATACAACATCCGGTCATACGATAACTGCTGCATATCATTTTGCACATCCTTGTTATTCAACGGTTGAACTGGCTCCTTCTTGGTCACCCAATGTTGCATGATACTACGTGTGCTGCTCAAACGTGTTGGTGACATAATGTTTACCTCAGTACTGATGTTTGTGACAtaagaaatgtaaacaaatttcGGGATATACCGAGATGAGCATAAGAACATTTTGACACGAGCATggtatgaaatatattcaatagaagatatatatgtatatatatcacacataCGATTAAACCTTACATTTATGGGAATATAGAAACAGATGCTAGAAGGTAGAGTTTAAATTTTGTTTCTACTCAAATGTAAATAAGGCCATGGGGAATGCCTCACAAGGGGTGAAGTCAATGTCTAAACAAGGAAAACACTTGAACTGGTTCTCATTGATGAAACACCACAAAACTATCTCAGCAGTTACAGTATTGAACAAAAGATGTTACTCACTTGCTTTGGAACTTGTAAGATGCGAACCATGATAATATTCCTGAAGTCTCGTTTCAACGAATACGCACTGACCATAAATTTGTTCCCAGACCACTGAATCAGAGCTCAAGTCGCTGGTTGTGGCGGATGGCCAGGAGAGCGCCAGATTGCGCGAGCTCATCAGCCAGGTTGTGCTGGAGCACGAAGTCCACGCATACAGGCACGAGGAGACATTCGATGCTTGCAACAACAACCTGTACCAGCTGATATGGATGAAAATGACCGTGCCAGCCAACCAAGAGACACTGAGTCTGTCCACGTCCATAAGGTAAACGCGTCGTGATGATTAGACATCCCAGCTTCCACCTGATTGGTTGAAACACAGACTGTGCTGTGAAAGGATCGGCTTGTACTctgtattgtaaatatttgctgTTTCCTTTAAATCAATTTTGATGATGTAAACATTACATGAACTCAGTTGCAGAGAATAagtatacaaaaaaaaaaaaaaaaatcatggtCTTGCTTATAGTAACGTTGATCTGTTTCACCGTTGATCTTATGACGTGGAGCTGCTGGGCTAGTCAAATCTTTGAAGCATTCGCTCGTTACCTTGAACACCCGGATTCGActtcccacgtgggtacaagcCCATTACTGGCGTCccctgccgtgacattgctgggacTTTGCtataagtggcataaaaccatactcagtctcTCACAtggacatgagtgagtgagttagtttagttttacacagcactcagcaatattccagctatatggcggcacaTGGACATGAACAAGTGCAGATGACAAGCACCTGATTGAAGCGTTAACACAGTTTACTCATTGGAGCAATAACATCCAGTAGACAATGAATAAGAAACATCGCATATCGCCAACACAACCTATCAATACTAAACATGAGTAAACTGAATCTATATTTAGTGGATGGAATTGTTACCAAGCGCCATGCTTTACCCTACGGGAACACGAGTGAGTCAGTTATAATGTAACGTCGCATTATCAGCTTTATTTCCACAGTTCCGGCATAACGGGGTggtgggggtagccttgtggttaaagcgctcgttcgttacgccgaagacccggcttCGATTCCTCAAATGGGTATACTGTGAAgggtatttctggtgtccgaaAACGTGATTTTGCTGGACTAATTTTAACGCGGCATAAACATACACCAACTCACTACAACAGTATCGACAAATTTGGTTTAGATGGTCTTAATCGGTGACTTGTCATCAGCTGGAAATGTCTCATAGTTTCAACTCCTAGTAACTGTTTCTTTTGCAGACTCAACGACCATGTTGTAACTAAAAGATGCAACTGGTTGTGGTCTTTGGCAACGAATAAACCTTCCTCAGAGATATTGCCCTAACGGTGTTACGTGTAGTCTTGTTGTTAATTGTCCAAAATAATACCGATGCCACCATATAATCTGCTGAAGTAGTGATGTCACTTCATATCGTCTTTATTACAGATACGCCAGCAAGTCTAATCGTGGGACCATCATTCTTGGAATAGCAGACATTCAGCCCGATGGTAATGTCTATTATGTTCGTGGCTGGGTTCAAGCTGAACATTTTCTGCAAATTCAAGCTTACCGCCAGATATCGATATAACAGTTGGGTAAAATCTAGTGTCAGACAGCCGTTGTTTCGAATCGCTTTTTTAGTCGTGATTAATACTTTTGGTTTTAACACGGACGAGTGGGTTTCACCAAACAGGTAAACGTATAACAATTTATAATGCAAGTCTGTATTAATGTAAACCTGTTTGACAGTTAGTTAAAAGCAATGTCGCAGTAAGGAGTGATAAAAACAAGCATGTGTGCGAGACAGAGCCCAGTCTTATTCTGACCCTTTCTGTTTCAGTTGACTTACGACTGCATGGGATTGACGAGGTGCTAGTGGGGCCATTGACGAAGCCCATAGTGAGACAGAAGTACATGAAATGGACGTCCGTGCAGACCGTGCATGGTGAGACGCTTGGAGTGCATTCTACGCGTACGCACGTGTTCGGAACGCTAGTGACAGACGAATTCTGCACTAGGACTGTTCATGGATAGCTTTATTCCACAGACAAGggtgatattgttaaaattacACGCGTAGAGCTGGATAAGTTTGGGTAGGCATTCGTGTTAAAACGTCGTCTGATCGTGACGTACCGCTCTGCTTCCAACGTGGTGTAGAATTAAGGTCAATACTAATCTTAGTGGCTTGACAACTGTCTAAATATTTCGGATTCAGTCTTTCTTACACACTTCGTGTAACTGATATATTTAAAGATTCACCGTCCACTTTTCTAAAAATAAATACTGGAAATATTGCTATTCTGAACATTTAATACAATACATCGGCAACATCAAAGAAAGCTTACAAGATCCTCAGTAATCGTTCTTGCGTTGCGTTGTCAAAATAATGTCGCAGACATTCATATCTTCACTGGCAGTAATGAAGTTCCAAATTGATTAGCAGATGGCAAAATGTTTACTTTGTCCTCATACATGACGAGAcacctgaagatccgggttagatttgatcttcagttacccatgcttgtctttagAGGCgtctaaccggatcgggtggtccgactcgcagacttggttgatggCTCGCGATTGCATAGAACTGTGCCTATGCTGTTGACTGACTAGTGCAGACTTGACTATATACACACCAcctccatataactggaatattactgagtgcggcgcaacTGCATCTAGCCAATCATACGTGACGAAGTACCCGTAGTGGATTCTATGGTAGATGGCGTCTCTGGTGACAGATGCTGGTCTTCGTGGTCAGGCTTAGAGAGTTGGTTGATGGTATACTATGGTAACACGACCATGGTATTGATTACTGTATTGTGTGGTCCAGtttggattatttacaaaccacgtGAATTTTAATGAGTGTGggattaaaaaacaaacaaaccatgatATGTCTGCAGAAGATATCAGATTTGTTCACATAAACTTGCCTGGATCCGCTGTTCACTTAGTCTATTATTGTAAAGCCGTACATTCATCAAAATTGTATTTTACAACGTCAGCGTTCAGTACAATGTGACTAAACGGATCGGGTTACCTAGACAGCGGTTCTTatcttgacacatgtcatcggtttcccattgtgcagatcgatgctggtCGTTGTTGGTCagtagactgtctggtccagacaaccgccatgtaggtggaatattgctgagtgcggcgtaaagctaaactcactcactaaacagaATGGGTTGTTGCCTTTGTGACTTGGCAGTTGCTTTCATGTGATACAGTACTCTGATGGTGTGGCATGCTGCTTgtcatatcagtcactggattgtctagtccatgGATATTTACGTTATGTCATAACGCTGGAATTGTGCGGCGTTAAGAACAAACGGTTGCCTTTACAATGCGATGATACGACTGACCAGTAGACTATAATTATTTGTAAGCAGGCTTCAGTAAGATGGATAACGTGTGCCTATTCTTTTTCttcaatgaaagaaatatgtctAATTTAGAAAAAAGGAAACCACCAGGCTGGGTTTAACTGACAGATGTTTATGTCGGGTGACTGTTTCACCCTCTTACATAAAGACACTTGTACGGCACTCAGTTTGCCAGAACAGAGTCTCTTATCAATTTTTCTACATTGgtaaatttatgtatatattttctatACAATGTTCTAATATTTCTGCCGTTCGGGGAAAAGTCTGCCTTGAGATCTCATTTGCCACAGAGGACAAACACGCATCAACAGTTTAAAACGACTAACACGGATAAACTGATATCTTAGGAACCACCTGTACTggtttgtgtggtccagattatCTACTAAATCACTGCCATGTAACTGAGCCATTGATGAATGCGGTGTTATACATCaatcattttatatatcacTAAATGTTGGCTCGTCTTGTAATGGTGGTACAGAACATCTCTTTGATTCTTTGTTTTAGTGGACGATCCGAATCTGTTGACACCGGAGTGTCCCAAGACTCCGACCACGCCCTCTTCTGCCTGCAGCGACACCGTAACCTCAAACTTGAAGTATGTGCATGTTTGGTACTCCGCGTGAAGTCACAAAATtaacaaaacgctagtttcttCCTAAACCAGGGCGgagggtagcctagcggttacaGCGCTGGCTCCATACACCGAAAACTTGGATTCGGTTCTGCACATGGTAGAACGTGTGAAACCAATTTGTAGtctcccccgccttgatattgttgaaatattgctgaaagcagagtaaaactgcacctactcacttactcaagcTCCTTATTTCCGAAACTGCAGTGTAAACGGTCAAATAGGAAAAATCGGCCTCTGTAAGTGAATGTACAAAAAATATTGATCTGAATTTTGAAGTAAAATGTGTAGACGTAAAGCCCGTGCTTCCTCCCACCCACCCCATTTACAACAACCTATCTGCACACATTGCGTTTTGTTAAAAGCCGGTTTAACCGAggcactttcatacatttacaactttacCAGGGgctgtggagtagcctagtggttaaaacgttcgcctGTCACGACGaaaacacgggttcgattcacactgtcacagtgtgtgaagcccatttctgatgtcccccctccgtgatattgttttaatattgtggaGTACACCTAAACTAGGTATTTTTTAatattgtggcgtaaaactaaactcactagaACTTAAACGAAAACTTTCTTTTTTCGCCCTAAGCCACGTATGATGTTTGTACATTCCAGTGCGAGTCAAGACCTGAATTTGTCCACGCCGGAGCCACATGTCACAGCACAGTCCTCTGGGAGCGAGATGTCCAGTAACCTTCCCAGTGTGACCACCAACGCCACGCCCACCTCGAAACACGGGTCTCCAGGCAACCCAAGTACCGTCCTCTCGTCGCTCAGGTACTTGGTGACGTGTTATCAAATGGGGAAAAGATAATTTGGTAGGCACTCTATGATAAACATAGACTGACATTTAATCCCAGAAATAAATAGTTATCGTATTTGAATGTATATGTCTTAAGAATATTAAAACCTAAAAATAGCCCTGCAAATCTTTACAGTAGAGACAGTAGACTACTAAAATTAGCACACGTATTTTTAGCAAGACTACTTTCAGTTTGTACTTTCCGACCAGGGTGAGATGCTAATTGAAGCCATATATATGATCATGTATTGGATTGGAAACAAAACTCTTTACGGTAGTCAAAGCGTAACCCTGCTTTTGGCAATGGTACATGAATGAATCTGTATCGGAACATCACAGTCGCAAAATAAAGAACTTGTTGTCTATAGAGTTGGTCAATTCTAAACCATTAACTGGTAGCCTAGGTCAGAGAGAATCCTCTCTTCCCCAACgtttcattcatctttttctCTTTTCACCACCCATATTATGTTTTGTCAGTGAAAACTGAGAATCCATGAAAATAGGATTTTTAATACATGTCATTGCAGGAATTTCAACTTGCAGTCTGTCACCTATCAGCCCCGTCCCGCACGTCCGACAATGGCGTCTTCTGCTGATCACACCACGAAGGAGAAATTACGCAGGTATGCAAAGATTAGTGTCCATGGTGAAATGGTCCACGTCGCAAAACGATGCTTTGTCAGCATCCttcctttgtctatgacgtaaGCAGATACTGTTAAACACCTGCATCACTGAGCTTTCCTCCCCTGTCAAGTTGCGTGAGACAACAGGAATACTCGTCGGAGCGGCTtaaaattgaactcactcactcactcacccagtatGCTTTAACGCAAGCTCTCAAATGATGCCTTCATAAATTCGATTTTTGTGTTGCCATTACTGACATGGGGCGtcgggtagtctagtggttaaagcgtccgctcgtcacgctgatgaTCCCGGTTTTGATTCCCAccatgagcacaatgtgtgcGGCCTATTTCCGGTCTCCCCGCCCCAcatcattcatccattcattaaTGACACAGATTGTTCAAATCATTGTTTATGCCAGATAACGTCGTTTTCCTCCTTTATTGAGGTAACAGCCAAATACCTTGGTTCTATTCCCACATTTGTACATTCTGCGAGGCCCTTTCCTCCCTCGCAATgccattgctagaatattgtttaGCAGCGTtatactcactccctcactatgTTGTCTAGAGAGAGGATCAAGGACAGCTGCGACCAGCTGCGGGTCCTTCTACCTTACATCCGAGGCAGAAAGACGGACATGGCATCCATCTTGGAAATGACCGTTGACTATCTGAAGATAGTCAATGCTGCCATACCGGCAGATTTTCAGAACCAGGTATGTTCATGGTTTTGTGCTAAAATTCGCGCAGACTACTGATCTACCGAAAGGAACACCTCAACTGGAATGGGAAAGGAAATTGTCAT includes:
- the LOC137273369 gene encoding uncharacterized protein isoform X3, whose product is MWQRNASAGNEMNFQTTESELKSLVVADGQESARLRELISQVVLEHEVHAYRHEETFDACNNNLYQLIWMKMTVPANQETLSLSTSIRYASKSNRGTIILGIADIQPDVDLRLHGIDEVLVGPLTKPIVRQKYMKWTSVQTVHVDDPNLLTPECPKTPTTPSSACSDTVTSNLNASQDLNLSTPEPHVTAQSSGSEMSSNLPSVTTNATPTSKHGSPGNPSTVLSSLRNFNLQSVTYQPRPARPTMASSADHTTKEKLRRERIKDSCDQLRVLLPYIRGRKTDMASILEMTVDYLKIVNAAIPADFQNQVITLMSKGAVLPKIKTDGGRGSTRRSGRREPDPPESPSTTRVSSTMDASGRSESNNMASGSSMFDMGIPHSHSPMSTPTRGSQAQMTMAGGKRESSDSFKDIKPGNKRMHISPLPITSPTTTQSGQGLIYMQSDMDGRADANDPNRDTSSPLHLQGVHIQSHIYGDLDSNANRMYPNTFLSPDNYPISNPVGTAAARMSNLERDAYGMYVENAFYQYYGQPTSTANYNANTLSDYVNPNAVLPVAYSTRMVGNRKYDDQERFSGVSGNENI